DNA sequence from the Phaenicophaeus curvirostris isolate KB17595 unplaced genomic scaffold, BPBGC_Pcur_1.0 scaffold_405, whole genome shotgun sequence genome:
GAGCTCGGAGAACGTTGCGTCTTCGCCCCGGCCAACGTGAGCCACCAGGGCTTGGGGCCTCCGGGGTGGTTCCTCTTGGTTTCCCTCCTCTCTGGTGGCCTCCAAGGTCTTCTCGGACCCGCAGGTGACGTCGCCTGAGGAGGTCGGAGCTGCTGTGGACTTGGCCCAGAAGGAATTTGGCCGCTTGGACCTGGTGGTCAACTGCGCCGGCATCGGAATCGCCGTCAAGACCTACAACAGCAAGAAGGACAAGGTCCACCAGCTGGAGGACTTCCAGAGGGTCATCAACGTGAGTTTGGAGGTGGCCCCAGGTCCATGAGAAGGTTGGGGGGTGTCTCAGGTCCATGAGAAGGTTGGGGGGTGTCCATGGGGTTGGATTGGGAGCTTCCATGGAATTCAGAGGGGTCTCCAAGGGGCTTCAAGGCGTCCATGGAACCTCAAGGTGTCCATGGAACCTCAAGGTGTCCATGGAACTATGGAACTTCAAGGCGTCCATGGAATTCAGATGGGTCTCCAAGGGGCTTCAAGGCATCCATGGAACCTCAAGGTGTCCATGGAGTTTTGGGGTCTTCCATGATGTTCGGAGGGGTCTCCATGGAATTTGAAGGACTCTCCCTTGGAATCGGGAGGCGTCCCCAGCTTCTCCTCCGTCCCCAGGTGAACCTGGTGGGCACCTTCAACGTCGTCCGCCTGAGCTGCCGCCTGATGAGCCGCAACGAGCCCGACGCCGACGGCCACCGGGGGCTGGTGGTCAACACGGCCAGCGTGGCCGCCTTCGAGGGGCAGGTCCGGGCCGCCTCCCGCCTTCCCGGCGCTCAACGGGGACCTGCTGGAGGGTTTGGAGGGTCTCCAGAGAGCTGCTCCCTTCTAGGAGCCCGAGGGAAACGCGAAAGcacccgggacccttctaggaccttctgggacccccaagaaccctctagagccccctgggacccactcaagaccctctaggacccctgagaaccctctagagccccctgggaccccttctaggaccttctgggacccccaagaaccccctagagccccctgggacccccttaagaccctctaggacccctaagaaccctctagagccccctgggacccctttaggaccttctaggacccccaagaaccctctagagccccctgggacccctttaggaccttctaggacccccaagaaccctctagagccccccgggtcccctttaggaccttctaggacccccaagaaccctctagagccccttggcaaccatttaggacccttctaggatccccaagaatcctctagagccccccaggacccctttaggaccttctaggagccccaacAACCCTATAGACCCCCCTGGCACCCCCTtaagaccctctagagccccctgggacccttctagagtcttcaaggacccttctaggacccccaagaacACTTCAGACCCCCCTAAAAGccctttagggccttcaaggaccccccaagaaccttctagagccccctgggacccccttaagaccctctaggaccccaaggaaccctctagagccccctgggacctctttaggacgttctaggacccccaagaaccctctagagccccccgggacccccttaagaccctctaggacccccaagaaccctctagagccccctgggacccctttaggaccttctaggacccccaagaaccctctagagccccccgggacccctttaggaccttctaggacccccaagaaccctctagagccccctgggacccctttaggaccttctaggacccccaagaaccctctagagccccctgggtcccctttaggaccttctaggacccccaagagccctctagagccccttggcaaccatttaggacccttctaggatccccaagaatcctctagagccccccaggacccctttaggaccttctaggagccccaagaaccctctagacccccctgggacccccttaagaccctctagagccccctgggacccttctagagtcttcaaggacccttctaggacccccaagaacACTTCAGACCCCCCTAAAAGccctttagggccttcaaggaccccccaagaaccttctagagccccctgggacccccttaagaccctctaggaccccaaggaaccctctagagccccctgggacctctttaggacgttctaggacccccaagaaccctctagagccccccgggacccccttaagaccctctaggacccccaagaaccctctagagccccctgggacccctttaggaccttctaggacccccaagaaccctctagagccccctgggtcccctttaggaccttctaggacccccaagagccctctagagccccttggcaaccatttaggacccttctaggatccccaagaatcctctagagccccccaggacacctttaggaccttctaggagccccaagaaccctctagacccccctggcacccccttaagaccctccagagccccctgggacccttctagagtcttcaaggacccttctaggacccccaagaacACTTCAGACCCCCCTAAAAGccctttagggccttcaaggaccccccaagaaccttctagagccccctgggacccccttaagaccctctaggaccccaaggaaccctctagagccccctgggacctctttaggacgttctaggacccccaagaaccctctagagccccccgggacccccttaagaccctctaggacccccaagaaccctctagagccccctgggacccctttaggaccttctaggacccccaagaaccctctagagccccccgggacccctttaggaccttctaggacccccaagaaccctctagagccccctgggacccctttaggaccttctaggacccccaagaaccctctagagccccctgggtcccctttaggaccttctaggacccccaagagccctctagagccccttggcaaccatttaggacccttctaggatccccaagaatcctctagagccccccaggacacctttaggaccttctaggagccccaagaaccctctagacccccctgggacccccttaagaccctctagagccccctgggacccttctagagtcttcaaggacccttctaggacccccaagaacACTTCAGACCCCCCTaaaacccctttagggccttcaaggacctttctaagacccccaggaaccctctggagccccctgggacccctttaggaccttctaggactcccaggaaccctctagagccccctgggacccttctagagccttctaggacccccgaGAACACTCCAGACCCCCCTGAAACCCCTttaggggccttctaggaccccgaggaacgctctagagccccctgggaccctcgtAAaacactctaggacccccaagaaccctctagagcccccccgggacccttttaggaccttctagaacgcccaagaaccctctagagccccccgggacccctttaggacccttctaggacccccaagatccctctagagccccctgggacccttctagagccttctaggacccccaagaacACTTTAGACCCCCCTgaaacccctttagggccttctaggaccccctggaaccctctagagccccctgggacccctttaggaccttctaggagccccgagaaccctctagagccccctggaaccctcaTAAGACCCTCTAGGACCCCTAAGAACCCTCTAGATGGCTCTGGGgcccctttaggaccttctaggaccccccaagaaccttctagagccccctgggacccccttaagaccctctaggaccccaaggaaccctctagagtgcCCCGGGACCtctttaggacccttctaagacccccaagaaccctctagagcaccccgggacccctttaggaccttctaggacccccaagaaccctctagagccccccgggacccctttaggaccttctaggacccccaagaaccctctagaaaGCCCCCCGGGCTGGTTGGAGTCGCTGCTCCGCTGGGTCTTTCCCAGCCTTGTGCCTCTCCTGCGCTCCGGCTCCAAGGTTTCCCCTTCCGTAGGTGGGCCAAGCGGCCTACGCGGCCTCCAAAGGCGGAATCGTGGGGATGACCCTTCCCATCGCCCGCGACCTGGCCCCGCTCGGCATCCGCGTCGTCACCATCGCTCCAGGTACGGATCCAGCGGGAGAGAAGAGGCGGGAGTCGCCATCCGAGCTCTCTCCGGCCTCTCACCcccttcttaattttttatttttccctcaggcttgttctccaCGCCCTTGTTGGCCGCCTTGCCGGAACGCGTGAGGAATTTTTTAGGACAACAAGTGCCTTTTCCGTCGCGGCTGGGGAATCCCACGGAATACGCTCACCTGGTGCAGGCCTTGGCGGAGAATCCCATGATTAACGGCGAGGTggtgaggttggatggagctcttcGCATGCAGCCTTGAGATCCTCGGGGGTTCCGCCGCGATCCCGGAGCTGGGAATCTTCTCCGCGGATCGACGGGAGCTCCACCTCGCCAACAGGGAAGATGGAGGATCCCTTGGGATTGAGGGATTGAGGGATGCCCCATGGATTCGAGGAGACCCCATGGATCCCGGGATCTCCTTGGGATCCTTGGGATTGAGGGATGCCCCATGGATCCCGGGATATCCTTGGGATTGAGGGATGCCCCATGGATTCGAGGACACCCCATGGGATCCCGGGACCTCCTTGGGATTGAGGGATGCCCCATGGATTCGAGGACACCCCATGGATCCCGGGATATCCTTGGGATTGAGGGATGCCCCATGGATTCAAGGAGACCCCATGGGATCCGAGGATATCCTTGGGATTGAGGGATGCCCCATGGATTCGAGGACACCCCATGGATTCAGGGATCTCCTAGGGGTTTGAGGACACTCCATGGATCCAGGGATGTCCCATGGGATCCAGGGATCACCTAGGGATTTGAGGACACCCCATGGATCCAGGGATGTCCCATGGGATCCAGGGATCACCTAGGGATTCGAGGACACCCCATGGATCCAGGGATGTCCCATGGGATCCAGGGATCACCTAGGGATTCGAGGACACCCCATGGATCCAGGGATCACCTAGGGATTCGAGGACACCCCATGGATCCAGGGATGTCCCATGGGATCCAGGGATGCCCCATAGATTCAGGGATCACCTTGGAGTTTGAGGATACCCTATGGATCCAGGGATGTCCCATGGATCCAGGGATCACCTAGGGGGTTCGAGGACGCCCCGTGGATCCAGGAATATTCTTGGGATCCAGGGACGCCGCAGGGTCCCTCGCCCTGTGATTAACCCCCGACTCCAATCAATAAAGTGCCGGTTCTCCTCTCTGATTGGCTGGCGCCGCTGTCAATCAccgcgcgggggcggggccagggcGGAGGGGGCGGGACTAGAGGGGCGGGCACTTCCGCCGGAAGTGGCTCCTGAGGGGAgcgcggaggaggaggaggaggtgccgCAGCCATGAACATCAGGAACGCGCGGGTGATCCGGGGCTCTGAGGGGGATCcgggggctggaggagggatcGGAGGGGGatcctggggctggaggagggttttgagggggatCCAGGTGTCTGAGGGGGATCCTGGGTCTGGAAGAGGGCTTTGAGAGGGATCCTGGGGTCTGGAagagggttttgagggggatCCTGGGCTCTGAGGGGGATCCTGGGGCCTGGAGGAGGGATCTGAGGGGGATCCCAGGGTCTGGAGGAGGGATCGGAGGGGGATCCCGGGGTCTGAGGGGGATTCTGGATCTGGAGGAGGGCTCTGAGGGGGATTCTGGATCTGGAGGAGGGCTCTGAGGGGGATCCAGGGATCTGAGGGGGATTCTGGATCTGGAGGAGGGCTCTGAGGGGGATCCTGGGGTCTGAGGGGGATCCTGGATCTGGAggagggttttgagggggatCCTGGGCTCTGAGGGGGATCGTGGGATCTGGAagagggttttgagggggatCCTGGGCTCTGAGGGGGATCGTGGGATCTGGAAGAGGGTCTTGAGGGGGATTCGGGGTTCTGAGGGGGATCCCGGGGTCTGGAGGAGGGTTCTGAGGCAGATCCTGGGGTCTGAGGGGGATCCTGGATCTGGAAGAGGGTTTTGACGGGGATTGTGGGATCTGGAagagggttttgagggggatCCTGGGCTCTGAGAGGGATTCTGGGGTCTGGAGGAGGGATCTGAGGGGGATCCCGGGGTCTGGAggagggttttgagggggatttggggctcTGAGGGGGATCCTGGATCTGGAGGAGGGATCGGAGGGGGATCCCAGGGTCTGGAGGAGGGTTTTGAGGGGCATTTGGGGCTCTGAGGGGGATCCTGGATGTGGAggagggttttgagggggatttggggctcTGAGGGGGATCCTGGGGTCTGGAagagggttttgagggggatCCTGGGCTCTGAAGGGGATCCTGGATGTGGAGGAGGGTTCTGAGGGGAATTCTGTGTCCTGGAGGAGGGTTTGACAGGGATCCCGGGGTCTGGAagagggttttgagggggatCCTGGTTCTGGAAGAGGGCTTTGAGAGGGATCCTGGGCTCTGAGGAGGGATCTGAAAGGCATCTCGGGATCTGGAACAGGATTTTGAGGGGGATCCAGGGCTCTGAGGAGGATCCTGGTTCTggagaagggttctgagggggaTCGTGGGTCTAGATGAGGGTTCTGGGGGGGATCCTGGATCTGGAGGAGGGCTCTGAGGGGGATCCCGGGGGGTCCCGATCCCCGAGGTCCCTGTGGCTCCCGCTGGGCTCCGGGGTCCCTCACTCCGGGTGTGTGTGTCCCGTCCCCGCCCCGTGCCGCGCCCGGAGCAGCCGGAGGATCTGATGAACATGCAGCACTGCAACCTGCTCTGCCTGCCCGAGAACTACCAGATGAAATATTACTTCTACCACGGCCTCTCCTGGCCACAGGTACCGCCCTTCCCTGCGCCTGCATTCCTGGTTCCCCTCTATCCCCGATTCCTGGATCCCAGGCTCCCCTGTATCCCAGATTCCCAGATTCCAGGCTCCCCTCTATCCCAGATTCCCGGATTCCCACATTCCAGGCTCCCCTCTATCCCAGATTCCTGGATTCCCAGATTCCAGGCTCTCCTCTATCCCAGATTCCTGGATTCCCACATTCCAGGCTCCCCTCTATCCCAGATTCCCACATTCCAGGCTCCCCTCTATCCCAGATTCCAGGCTCCCCTTTATCCCAGATTCCTGGATCCCAGGCTCCCCTCTATCCCAGATTCCCGGATTCCAGGCTCCCCTCTGTCTCATATTCCCGGATCCCAGGCTCCCCTCTATCCAGATTCCCAGATTTCAGGCTCTCCTCTATTCCAGATTCCCAGATTTCAGGCTCTCCTCTATTCCAGATTCCCACATTCCAGGCTCCCCTCTATCCCAGATTCCCACATTCCAGGCTCCCCTCTATCCCAGATTCCAGGCTCCCCTCTGTCTCTCATTCCCGGATTCCAGGTTCCCCTCTGTCTCTCATTCCCAGATCCCAGGCTCCTCTCTATCCCAGATTCCTGGATCCCAGGCTCCCCTCTGTCTCACATTCCCGGATCCCAGGCTCCCCTCTATCCCAGATCCTTTTTTCCTGGACATCTCTGGATTCCTCAGTTCCCTCTCTGGACACTTGGATCCCCCTCCCCAGACtcccaaatcccctccctggaTCCCCCAgatccccaaatcccttcccgGACCCCCCAGATTCCCGAGTTTTTCCTCTCCGGattcccctccatcccttccttttccctcccagctttcctacaTCGCCGAGGACGAGAACGGGAAGATCGTGGGTTACGTCCTGGCTAAGATGTGAGTGCGGTTTAGGGGGGCTCCGTgtccccctctttcctcttcattttttgGTGGGAGGGGGTGGGATTTAGGGGCTCtgatgggatctgggggtgtcgCCCCCCGACTCATCTCCGTCCTCTGGCAGGGAGGAGGATCCCGATGACGTTCCTCACGGACACATCACGTCCCTGGTAGGTGGCCAGGGGTCACCGTGCGTTTTAGGGGGGgcttgagggggtttggggggcacctagagggggtttagggggctgtttgagggggtttgggggcacttgaggggtttggggggcacctagagggggtttagggggctgtttgagggggtttggggggtacttgaggggtttggggggcacttagagggggtttggggacacttagagggggtttggggggcacctgaggggtttgggggcacctgaggggtttggggggcacttagagggggtttagggggcacctagaggggtttagggggcacctgaggggtttgggggcacctgaggggtttggggacacttagagggggtttgggggcacctgaggggtttgggggtgctctCGGAGGAGCTCTGAGCACTTGGGGTGCTCCttgagagggttttggggtgctctggatggattttggggtcctaCAGGCGGTGAAGAGCTTGCACCAGCTGCGTTTTTAGGTGCCCTCTACAAGTTTATGGTCCCCTGGACGGGTTttagggtgggttttggggtccctggttGGATTTCTGGGTGCtcgggatggattttggggtgctctggatggattttggggtgctcgGGATGGATTTCGGGGTGCTctggatggattttggggtcccgcAGGCAGTGAAGCGCTCGCACCGGCGCCTGGGGCTGGCGCAGAAGCTGATGGACCAGGCCTCGCGTGCCATGATCGAGAATTTCAATGCCAAATACGTCTCCCTCCACGTCCGCAAGAGGTCAGGGACCGCCCCCTACACCCCAAAAATCTCGCCTTGGGGACCCCCTTCCGTCATCAAGCCTGCAGGGGGCTCCCCAAAAAGGCCGAAACCCCAAAAATGACCCCCCCGCACCCCTTTTGGTCACAGCAACCGGGCAGCTCTGCACCTCTACTCCAACACCCTCAACTTCCAGTGagtgagggggatttggggggggttcaagggggaatttggggtgctgaggggattttggggagttcgagggggatttggggggaactgaggggatttggggggggttcgagggggatttggggggaattgaggggatttgagggggtttaAGGGGAGTTTGGGTTGTTTcaaggggggatttggggtgcggaggggatttggggggatctgtgaggattttgggggggttcaagggggattttgaggggtttcaagagggattttggggggttcaagggggatttgaggggtttcaagggggattttggggggttcaagggggatttgaggggtttcaagagggattttgggggaactgaggggattttggggggtttcaagggggatttgaggggtttCAAGGGGGAATTAGGGTTgcagaggggatttggggccGTCTGAGAGGATTTTGAGGGGGTTCAAGGGGAAATttgaggggctgaggggttttgggggtttcagagggggatttgaggggtttcaagaaggattttgaggggTTTCAAGAGGGATTTTGAGGGGGTTCAAGGGGAAAtttgaggggctgaggggatttggggggtttcagagggggatttgaggggtttCACGAGAGATTTTGAGGGGTTCAAGGGGAATTTGAGGGATTTCAAGGGCGATTTTGGGGGGAGCTGAGGGTGACTTTGGGGGATACTGGGActggggggatttagggggacCCCGGGTATATtggggggtggatttggggacCCCAACCCCCTGCGCCCCCCAGGATCAGCGAGGTGGAACCCAAATACTACGCTGACGGCGAGGACGCTTACGCCATGAAGCGCGACCTCACTCAAATGGCTGACGAGGTAgcaccccccccaaaccccattttggggggctctggtgTCCTTCCCCCCAAAtcttgaacccccaaatcccacttaAACCCCCTCAAGCACTTCTAACCCCTATTTTAaccccttccagctcaggaagCAGGTGGAGCAGAAGGAGCGTGGCCGCCCCCCGGCTCCCGCCGAGCCCCCCCGAAGCGCCGACGGGGTTTGCGGAAGCGGGGGGgtcccccaaaatccccccgcgccccccgccgaAGACGGAGGGGGAGACAGCAAAGATCTCAGCGAGGTGAGCGAGACCACCGAGAGCACCGACGTCAAAGACAGCTCCGAGGCCTCCGACTCCGCTTCCTAGGGACCCCCCCAAGCCCTAGGGAGCCCCAAAAAGCCCTGGGACCGCCCCCCTTGGTGCTGGGGGGGAGCAATAAACCCCCTCCGTCTCCCGCCTGCGGCTCTTCTGTGCCCTCCGTAATCCGTGGGGTGGTGGGGGCAGCTTTGGAGTGGCTCAAGTCTCTTTTTTTACACTAAATCTCCTCACAAACTTCCCAAACAAGCGACTTTTCACCTCAAATTCCTCCTCAGACTCCCCAAAACTGCAACTTTTACCCAAAAACCATGATTTTCACCTCACGTCTTTTCAAATTTCCTCTCAGACTCCGCAAAGTACAGTgttttaccccaaatcccctcacaggCTGCCCAAATAGGTGACTTTTTACCTCAAATCCCCTCCCTGAACTCCCCGAAACTGCAGTTTTCACCCCAAATGCCCTCATAGCCCCCCCAAGCTCCCCAAACACACAATTTTCACCTCACATCTTCTCATATTTCCCCTCACGCTCCCCAAACCTGCATCTTTTTAGCCCAAATCCACTCAAACTCCAcaaataaacagctttttacATCATATCCCCTCCCTAAACTGcaattttcaccccaaaaaccGATTTTCACCTCAAATTTCCCCTCAGACTCCCCAAAACTGCATCATTTTACCCCAAATCTGCTCATGAACTCCCCCAAATTGCTATTTTTTACCTCAGATCCACCCCAACCTTCCCAAAAGTGCTTTTTACCTCAATTCTTCCCTCACAAATGCCCCAAAACCATGACGTTCACCATAAGTCTCCTGACAACTGTTGCCAAAACCGAGTTTCACCTCCAATCTTCTCAAATTTTCCCTGAAGCTCCCCCAAAATTCATCTTTTGCCTCAGACATTCCCTCAGACTccaaaaaaatgcatcttttgacTCAGATTTTCCCCCAAAATCATCTTTTGACTCAAATTTTCCCTCAAGCCCCCCCCAAATGCATCTTTTGACTCAGATATTCCCTCAGACTCCCCTAAAATGCATCTTTTGACTCAAATTTTCAAAAAACCTGCATCTTTTGACTcaaattttccccaaaacacATCTTTTGACTCAAATTTTCCCTCGAGCCCCCCCGAAATACATCTTTTGCCTCAGATATTCCCTCAGActccaaaaaaaatccctcttttgactcaaattttcaaaaaaatgcatcttttgacTAAGATTTTCCccaaaaatgcatcttttgacTCAAATTTTCCCTCAAAATGCATCTTGACTCAAATTTTCCCCCAAAATCATCTTTTGACTCAAATTTTCCCTCAAGCTCCCACAAAATGCATGTTTTGCCTCAGATATTCCCTCAGACTCCccaaaaatgcatcttttgacTCAAAGTTTCCAAAAAAATGCAACTTTTGACtcaaattttcaaaaaaaatgcatcttttgacTCAAATTTTCCCCCAAAATCATCTTTTGTCTGAAATTTTCCCTCAAGCTCCCCCAAAATACATCTTTTGCCTCAGATATTCCCTCAGACTCCCCTAAAA
Encoded proteins:
- the HSD17B10 gene encoding 3-hydroxyacyl-CoA dehydrogenase type-2 — encoded protein: MAAIRSVKGMVALVTGGASGLGRATAERLVAQGSRVVLLDLPVSSGPQVAKELGERCVFAPANVTSPEEVGAAVDLAQKEFGRLDLVVNCAGIGIAVKTYNSKKDKVHQLEDFQRVINVNLVGTFNVVRLSCRLMSRNEPDADGHRGLVVNTASVAAFEGQVGQAAYAASKGGIVGMTLPIARDLAPLGIRVVTIAPGLFSTPLLAALPERVRNFLGQQVPFPSRLGNPTEYAHLVQALAENPMINGEVVRLDGALRMQP
- the NAA10 gene encoding N-alpha-acetyltransferase 10, with amino-acid sequence MNIRNARPEDLMNMQHCNLLCLPENYQMKYYFYHGLSWPQLSYIAEDENGKIVGYVLAKMEEDPDDVPHGHITSLAVKRSHRRLGLAQKLMDQASRAMIENFNAKYVSLHVRKSNRAALHLYSNTLNFQISEVEPKYYADGEDAYAMKRDLTQMADELRKQVEQKERGRPPAPAEPPRSADGVCGSGGVPQNPPAPPAEDGGGDSKDLSEVSETTESTDVKDSSEASDSAS